ATGTGTGGGGGAAGCGCCGCCTCGCTTATCCTGTGAACAAGCGACACTACGGTACTTACATGATGCTTCACTATGAAGCCAAAGAACCGATGGTGTCTAAGTTAAATAGCTGGATGGAGTTGAAGAGTGAGCTTCTTGCCTACATTACAATAAAAGTGAATGAAAAGCCTGCCGTACACGAGACTAACGGGGAGACCGTGAAGCCGGCTGAAGCAGTACGGGACAAAGACTGATCATTGATACAGCAACATTATGATTAGAATCAGTTAGGATCGGAGGAAATCGTTATGGCTATTATGGGACGTCGTCGAGTCTGCAAGTTCTGTGAGGACAGAGCGTTGCAAATCGACTATAAGAACGTAAAACTGATCAGGAAATTTGTAACGGAGCAGGGAAAGATCATTCCGGGTCGTGTGACGGGTACTTGCGCTAGGCATCAGCGTACACTGACAACGGCTATCAAGCGAGCGCGGAATATCGCCCT
This Candidatus Neomarinimicrobiota bacterium DNA region includes the following protein-coding sequences:
- the rpsF gene encoding 30S ribosomal protein S6: MRYYETLYIIHPDYDDERLSKVQNEVDARVEREGGSIINSYVWGKRRLAYPVNKRHYGTYMMLHYEAKEPMVSKLNSWMELKSELLAYITIKVNEKPAVHETNGETVKPAEAVRDKD
- the rpsR gene encoding 30S ribosomal protein S18, which translates into the protein MAIMGRRRVCKFCEDRALQIDYKNVKLIRKFVTEQGKIIPGRVTGTCARHQRTLTTAIKRARNIALLSPSG